A genomic segment from Brevundimonas mediterranea encodes:
- a CDS encoding organic hydroperoxide resistance protein, whose amino-acid sequence MEVLYRAQATASGGGREDGRSATDDGKIDVKLSTPKEMGGKGGDGTNPEQLFATGYAACYLGALRLVSGKAGTPVGPDTKITAGIGFGKNTRGEGFNLDVDLTVTDHGLDQAVIDDLIEKAHQVCPYSNATRGNVDVRLSAK is encoded by the coding sequence ATGGAAGTTCTCTATCGCGCCCAGGCCACAGCCTCCGGCGGCGGCCGCGAGGACGGCCGCTCGGCCACCGACGACGGCAAGATCGACGTCAAACTGTCCACGCCCAAGGAAATGGGCGGCAAGGGCGGCGACGGCACCAATCCCGAACAGCTCTTCGCCACCGGCTACGCCGCCTGCTACCTCGGCGCCCTGCGTCTGGTCAGCGGCAAGGCCGGAACCCCGGTCGGCCCGGACACCAAGATCACCGCCGGAATCGGCTTCGGCAAGAATACGCGCGGCGAGGGCTTCAACCTCGACGTCGACCTGACCGTCACCGACCATGGCCTGGACCAGGCGGTCATCGACGACCTGATCGAGAAAGCCCACCAGGTCTGTCCCTATTCCAACGCCACGCGCGGCAACGTCGATGTGCGTCTCAGTGCGAAATAA
- a CDS encoding penicillin-binding protein 1A has translation MKIAERWFVWAGMVLLGGIALAGLVVAVYAAWLFHDLPDASELADYRPPTATRVYAGDGTLIGEFSDERRIYVSYDQIPLTVVQAFLAAEDRNFFQHGGIDVGGIGRASIKNIFNLVQGRRLEGGSTITQQVAKNVLLTNESSLNRKLKEAILANRLEATLSKEQILNLYLNEIFLGYRSFGIASAAYNYFGKSLAQLTPDEAAFLASLPKGPNNYHPKRHPGAAKGRRDWVLGEMEQSGWLTEAQLVEARARPLVTRDAPQRSEYKDADFFVEEARRQAAANPDFGAQLRAGGFYMRTTLDPTLQTAARQALMQGLENYDRRHGWRGGWGTTDFAEGWQAAALKEQAPPERRTWQAAAIESVSGNTVRIRTAKDDETGTLIAADAAWANANKQLRRGELIFVERKGGQYALKQVPRVNGALVAIEPQSGRVLAMVGGYSYALSSFNRATQARRQPGSAFKPFVYATALEGDFTPASIVLDAPISFAGGANGQRWTPENYSREYYGPQSLRRGLELSRNVMTVRLAQSVGMKKIVDQSARMGIPGLTPNLSVSLGAGEVTPLEITAAYSAFANGGRRVTPYLIDYVQDRDGETIFRADTRSCRDCARGFSGQESPRLQPRGTQVIDPITAYQMSSMLEGVVQRGTAASARGLGRWVAGKTGTTNEYRSAWFVGFTTDIVVGVFIGFDDNRSLGSGEAGASAAVPVFTEFMQTALKERPARPFVRPKNAVFRMVNGIEEAFRPGTERQAPRPVQAPTQPVGPQNYYEVIRREQEAAAAAAAAPPPPAAAPPPKKAPAEDLSGLY, from the coding sequence GTGAAGATTGCCGAACGCTGGTTCGTGTGGGCGGGCATGGTTCTGCTGGGCGGCATCGCCCTGGCGGGGTTGGTGGTCGCCGTCTATGCGGCGTGGCTGTTTCACGACCTGCCGGACGCGTCCGAGCTGGCCGATTATCGGCCGCCGACGGCGACGCGGGTCTATGCCGGCGACGGCACCCTGATCGGCGAATTCTCGGACGAGCGGCGAATCTATGTCTCCTATGACCAGATTCCCCTGACCGTGGTGCAGGCCTTCCTGGCCGCCGAGGACCGCAACTTCTTCCAGCACGGCGGGATCGACGTGGGCGGCATCGGCCGGGCCTCGATCAAGAACATCTTCAACCTGGTGCAGGGGCGCCGGCTGGAAGGCGGATCGACCATCACCCAGCAGGTGGCCAAGAACGTCCTGCTGACCAACGAATCGAGCCTGAACCGCAAGCTGAAGGAAGCCATCCTGGCCAATCGCCTGGAGGCGACCCTGTCCAAGGAGCAGATCCTCAACCTGTATCTGAACGAGATCTTCCTGGGCTATCGCTCGTTCGGCATCGCCTCGGCCGCCTATAATTATTTCGGCAAGTCGCTGGCGCAGCTGACGCCGGACGAGGCGGCCTTCCTGGCCTCCCTGCCCAAGGGACCGAACAACTACCACCCCAAACGCCACCCCGGCGCGGCCAAGGGCCGGCGGGACTGGGTGCTGGGCGAAATGGAGCAGAGCGGCTGGCTGACCGAGGCCCAGCTGGTCGAGGCGCGCGCCCGGCCGCTGGTCACGCGCGATGCGCCGCAACGGTCGGAGTACAAGGACGCCGACTTCTTCGTGGAAGAGGCGCGGCGCCAGGCCGCCGCCAATCCGGACTTCGGGGCGCAGCTGCGCGCCGGCGGCTTCTATATGCGCACCACCCTGGATCCGACGCTGCAGACGGCGGCGCGCCAGGCCCTGATGCAGGGGCTGGAGAACTACGACCGACGCCACGGCTGGCGCGGGGGCTGGGGCACGACGGACTTCGCCGAGGGGTGGCAGGCCGCCGCCCTGAAGGAACAGGCGCCGCCCGAACGCCGCACCTGGCAGGCCGCCGCCATCGAGAGCGTCAGCGGAAACACCGTCCGCATCCGCACCGCCAAGGATGACGAGACCGGAACCCTGATCGCCGCCGACGCCGCCTGGGCCAACGCCAACAAGCAACTGCGGCGCGGCGAACTGATCTTCGTCGAGCGGAAGGGCGGTCAGTACGCCCTGAAACAGGTGCCGCGCGTCAACGGCGCCCTGGTGGCGATCGAGCCCCAGTCGGGCCGGGTGCTGGCGATGGTGGGGGGCTATTCCTACGCCCTGTCCAGCTTCAACCGGGCGACCCAGGCGCGGCGCCAGCCGGGTTCAGCCTTCAAGCCCTTCGTCTATGCGACCGCGCTGGAAGGCGACTTCACCCCGGCCTCCATCGTGCTGGACGCGCCGATCAGCTTCGCCGGCGGGGCCAACGGCCAGCGCTGGACGCCGGAGAACTACAGCCGCGAATACTATGGGCCGCAGAGCCTGCGGCGCGGGCTGGAGCTGTCGCGCAACGTTATGACGGTGCGGCTGGCCCAGTCGGTGGGCATGAAGAAGATCGTCGATCAGTCGGCCCGGATGGGCATCCCCGGCCTGACGCCCAACCTGTCGGTGTCGCTGGGCGCCGGCGAGGTGACGCCGCTGGAGATCACGGCCGCCTATTCCGCCTTCGCCAACGGTGGGCGGCGGGTCACGCCCTATCTGATCGACTATGTCCAGGATCGCGACGGCGAGACCATCTTCCGCGCCGACACCCGCAGCTGCCGCGACTGCGCCAGGGGTTTCTCCGGTCAGGAATCGCCGCGCCTTCAACCGCGCGGAACCCAGGTCATCGATCCCATCACCGCCTATCAGATGAGTTCGATGCTGGAAGGCGTGGTCCAGCGGGGCACGGCCGCCAGCGCGCGCGGCCTGGGCCGGTGGGTGGCGGGTAAGACCGGCACGACCAATGAATATCGGTCGGCCTGGTTCGTCGGCTTCACCACCGACATCGTGGTGGGCGTCTTCATCGGCTTCGACGACAACCGGTCGCTGGGGTCGGGCGAGGCGGGCGCCTCGGCCGCCGTGCCGGTGTTCACCGAATTCATGCAGACGGCGCTGAAGGAACGGCCGGCGCGGCCCTTCGTGCGGCCCAAGAACGCCGTCTTCCGCATGGTGAACGGCATCGAAGAGGCATTCCGTCCGGGTACGGAACGTCAGGCCCCGCGGCCGGTCCAGGCCCCGACCCAGCCCGTCGGGCCCCAGAACTATTATGAGGTGATCCGCCGCGAGCAGGAGGCCGCCGCCGCCGCAGCCGCAGCGCCACCGCCGCCCGCCGCCGCCCCTCCGCCGAAGAAGGCGCCGGCCGAGGACTTGAGCGGATTGTATTGA
- the prfB gene encoding peptide chain release factor 2 (programmed frameshift), whose protein sequence is MRPDVEAMKADIEQSVALLRRRLDWDVALRKLDELNARVEDPTLWDKPEQAQAVSRERSQLEAKINTVKAMEQDLEDGVMLAEMADEEGDEGALEDARASLRGIKDRAARAELEALLSGEADGNDAYLEVNSGAGGTESNDWAGMLLRMYSRWAKAHGYEVTIEAHEEGEQAGVKSATILISGPNAYGWLKSESGVHRLVRISPYDAAAKRHTSFASIGVSPVVDDAIEIDINPSDVRTDTYRASGAGGQHINKTDSAVRLTHVPTNTVVACQAGRSQHQNREQAWKMLRARLYELELQKREAVAQALADAKTDIGWGHQIRSYVLQPYQMVKDLRTEVETSDTQGVLDGDLDAFMGAALAARVGETRGSSADA, encoded by the exons ATGAGACCGGATGTCGAGGCCATGAAGGCCGACATCGAGCAGAGCGTCGCTCTGCTCAGGAGGCGTCTT GACTGGGATGTCGCTCTAAGAAAGCTCGATGAGCTGAACGCGCGGGTCGAGGATCCGACCCTGTGGGACAAGCCCGAACAGGCCCAGGCCGTCAGCCGCGAACGCTCGCAGCTGGAAGCCAAGATCAACACCGTCAAGGCGATGGAGCAGGACCTCGAGGACGGGGTGATGCTGGCCGAGATGGCGGACGAGGAGGGCGACGAGGGCGCGCTGGAAGACGCGCGTGCGTCTCTGCGCGGCATCAAGGATCGCGCCGCGCGGGCCGAGCTGGAAGCCCTGCTGTCCGGCGAGGCCGACGGCAACGACGCCTATCTGGAAGTCAATTCCGGCGCCGGCGGCACCGAGTCGAACGACTGGGCCGGCATGCTGCTGCGGATGTATTCGCGCTGGGCCAAGGCGCATGGGTACGAGGTCACGATCGAGGCCCACGAGGAGGGCGAACAGGCGGGGGTCAAGTCGGCCACCATCCTGATCTCCGGCCCGAACGCCTACGGCTGGCTGAAGTCGGAATCAGGCGTTCATCGCCTGGTGCGCATCAGCCCCTATGACGCGGCGGCCAAGCGGCACACCAGCTTCGCCTCGATCGGGGTGTCGCCGGTCGTGGACGACGCCATCGAGATCGACATCAATCCGTCGGACGTGCGCACCGACACCTACCGGGCCTCGGGCGCGGGCGGCCAGCACATCAACAAGACGGACTCGGCCGTGCGTCTGACCCACGTTCCGACCAACACCGTCGTGGCCTGCCAGGCCGGCCGGTCGCAGCACCAGAACCGCGAACAGGCGTGGAAGATGCTGCGGGCGCGGCTGTATGAGCTGGAGCTGCAGAAGCGCGAAGCCGTGGCCCAGGCCCTGGCGGACGCCAAGACGGACATCGGCTGGGGCCACCAGATCCGATCCTATGTGCTGCAGCCGTATCAGATGGTGAAGGACCTGCGGACCGAGGTCGAGACCTCGGACACCCAAGGGGTTCTGGACGGCGATCTGGACGCCTTCATGGGCGCGGCCCTGGCGGCGCGGGTCGGCGAGACGCGCGGCTCCAGCGCGGACGCCTGA
- a CDS encoding bactofilin family protein: MFNKISKPSSPTPAARPTAPVIPPLPDMPAAPRAGGAAPSAVPTGRGLSTLSSDLVFEGNVSGAGDLQIDGQVKGDVRVGRLIVGETGAVEGNVQADYVEVRGRVVGGVQGKQVKLVATAYVDGDITAEQLSIDVGAFFQGRVAQGQRQAPAPAAVTPVAPVVQAAAPLAPKPETAPVVQGKETV, encoded by the coding sequence TTGTTCAACAAAATTAGCAAACCCTCGAGCCCGACCCCGGCGGCTCGCCCGACCGCTCCGGTCATCCCGCCGCTGCCGGACATGCCCGCCGCGCCGCGCGCCGGCGGCGCCGCCCCTTCGGCCGTGCCGACCGGCCGCGGTCTGTCGACCCTGTCGTCCGACCTGGTGTTCGAAGGCAATGTCTCGGGCGCCGGCGATCTGCAGATCGACGGCCAGGTGAAGGGCGACGTCCGCGTCGGCCGCCTGATCGTCGGCGAGACCGGCGCCGTCGAAGGCAATGTTCAGGCCGACTATGTCGAGGTGCGCGGCCGGGTCGTCGGCGGCGTCCAGGGCAAGCAGGTCAAACTGGTCGCCACCGCCTATGTGGACGGCGACATCACGGCCGAACAGCTGTCGATCGACGTCGGCGCCTTCTTCCAGGGCCGCGTCGCCCAGGGCCAGCGTCAGGCGCCCGCCCCCGCCGCCGTGACCCCGGTCGCGCCGGTCGTGCAGGCGGCGGCCCCTCTCGCTCCGAAGCCGGAAACCGCTCCGGTCGTCCAGGGGAAGGAAACGGTCTGA
- a CDS encoding peptidoglycan DD-metalloendopeptidase family protein gives MTVQDQSPESSWFERFLPVRYLYLRSRDDIRAYALTAQRQLVLGAVAVAVVLWSLVASGAFLFDLIAQHRSDAEVVRARAASERLNADLQARLESAVVRMSAANGSLEQTAAMIERRHAALTTVMTDFHGVEGAQRALAPAAIPDSASPIQRILAVRLDQERLLDRAEDFAQTRAERLRLAFRLAGLNPAAYVAASEPLGGPLVEARDPRALAAILDVDEPFAVRIRHAATNLNEMRALTDAAGGLPFKRPTQARTTSGFGVRFDPFNGRPAVHQGQDFAAPLNTPIYATAPGVVAYAGVRSGYGNTVELDHGRGFKTRYAHLNTLGVQPGQSVALGQRIGGMGTTGRSTGVHLHYEVWLNGRPQNPARFLRAGDQLVQQN, from the coding sequence ATGACCGTGCAAGATCAGTCGCCGGAATCATCTTGGTTCGAACGTTTTTTGCCCGTTCGATACCTTTACCTGCGCAGCCGTGACGATATCCGGGCCTATGCCCTGACCGCGCAGAGACAGCTGGTTCTGGGCGCCGTCGCCGTGGCTGTCGTCCTCTGGTCCCTGGTGGCCTCCGGCGCCTTCCTGTTCGACCTCATCGCCCAGCACCGCTCCGACGCCGAGGTCGTGCGCGCACGCGCCGCGTCGGAACGTCTGAACGCCGACCTTCAGGCCCGGCTGGAAAGCGCGGTGGTCCGCATGTCCGCCGCCAACGGCTCGCTGGAACAGACCGCCGCCATGATCGAACGGCGCCACGCCGCCCTGACCACGGTGATGACCGACTTCCATGGCGTAGAGGGAGCCCAGCGCGCCCTCGCGCCCGCCGCCATCCCCGACAGCGCCAGCCCGATCCAGCGGATCCTGGCCGTGCGGCTGGATCAGGAGCGGCTGCTGGACCGGGCCGAAGACTTCGCCCAGACCCGGGCCGAACGCCTGCGCCTCGCCTTCCGTCTGGCGGGTCTGAACCCCGCCGCCTATGTCGCCGCGTCCGAACCCCTGGGCGGCCCCCTGGTCGAGGCGCGCGACCCGCGCGCCCTGGCCGCCATCCTGGACGTGGACGAGCCCTTCGCCGTCCGCATCCGCCACGCCGCCACCAACCTGAACGAGATGCGGGCCTTGACCGACGCCGCCGGGGGCCTGCCGTTCAAACGCCCGACCCAGGCCCGCACCACCTCGGGCTTCGGCGTCCGCTTCGATCCGTTCAACGGCCGGCCCGCCGTCCACCAGGGCCAGGACTTCGCCGCTCCCCTGAACACGCCCATCTACGCCACGGCCCCGGGCGTGGTCGCCTACGCCGGCGTCCGTTCAGGCTATGGCAATACTGTAGAGCTAGACCATGGTCGCGGTTTCAAGACGCGTTACGCCCATCTCAACACCCTGGGGGTTCAGCCCGGCCAGTCGGTCGCGCTCGGCCAACGTATCGGTGGGATGGGCACGACGGGCCGCTCCACCGGCGTCCACCTCCATTACGAAGTCTGGCTGAACGGCCGACCCCAGAACCCCGCACGCTTCCTCAGAGCAGGAGACCAACTTGTTCAACAAAATTAG
- a CDS encoding peroxiredoxin — MSAAEGHPAPALDLPTDNGGRVSLSALKGKPAVVYFYPKDDTTGCTREAQDFNALTPDFAALGVPVIGVSRDTVKKHDRFKAKYDLAVVLASDEDGAACEAWGVWVQKKLYGREYMGIERATFLIDADGRVVRAWRNVKVADHAAAVLEAARSLG; from the coding sequence ATGTCCGCTGCCGAAGGCCACCCCGCCCCCGCCCTCGACCTGCCGACCGACAACGGCGGCCGGGTCTCCCTCTCCGCCCTGAAGGGCAAGCCCGCCGTCGTCTATTTCTATCCCAAGGACGACACCACCGGCTGCACCCGCGAGGCCCAGGACTTCAACGCCCTGACGCCCGACTTCGCCGCCCTGGGCGTCCCGGTCATCGGCGTGTCCAGGGACACGGTGAAGAAGCACGATCGATTCAAGGCCAAATACGACCTCGCCGTCGTCCTGGCCTCGGACGAGGACGGCGCGGCTTGCGAGGCCTGGGGCGTCTGGGTGCAGAAGAAGCTCTACGGCCGCGAATATATGGGCATAGAGCGCGCGACCTTCCTGATCGACGCCGACGGCCGGGTCGTCCGGGCCTGGCGCAACGTCAAGGTCGCCGACCACGCAGCCGCGGTTCTGGAGGCCGCCCGTTCATTGGGTTGA
- the tyrS gene encoding tyrosine--tRNA ligase yields the protein MTDQAFKSDFLRTLQARGYIHQITHPVELDAAAADGVVAGYIGFDATAPSLHVGSLIQIMMLRRLQQAGGKPIVLMGGGTTKVGDPTGKDTSRPQLTEETIQSNIDSIKTVFAKFLTFGDGPTDAVMVNNDDWLSGYGYIQFLRDFGTHFTVNRMLSFDSVKLRLEREQPMTFLEFNYMLMQSVDFLELNRALKVTLQMGGSDQWGNITSGVDLVRRVDQKAAFGLTTPLLTTASGGKMGKTAQGAVWLNAEQLSPYDYWQFWRNAEDADVGRFMRLFTDLSLEQIAEYEALEGAAINDAKKALADAATTLLHGAEEAAKARAAAETAFEKGQVSADLPTVELPVAEVYGAMIAAVVTKAGLTASNGEARRLAQGGGLRLNDAAVADGAQLLTQADLKDGVIKLAAGKKKIVLVRPI from the coding sequence ATGACCGATCAAGCCTTCAAATCCGACTTCCTCCGCACCCTCCAGGCGCGCGGCTACATCCATCAGATCACCCACCCGGTCGAGCTGGATGCGGCGGCGGCCGACGGCGTGGTCGCCGGCTACATCGGCTTCGACGCCACCGCCCCGTCGCTGCACGTGGGCAGCCTGATCCAGATCATGATGCTGCGCCGGCTCCAGCAGGCGGGCGGCAAGCCCATCGTCCTGATGGGCGGCGGCACCACCAAGGTCGGCGACCCGACCGGCAAGGACACGTCGCGCCCCCAGCTGACCGAGGAGACCATCCAGTCGAACATCGACTCCATCAAGACGGTCTTCGCCAAATTCCTGACCTTCGGCGACGGCCCGACCGACGCGGTCATGGTCAATAACGACGACTGGCTGTCGGGCTACGGCTACATCCAGTTCCTGCGCGACTTCGGCACCCATTTCACCGTCAACCGGATGCTGAGCTTCGACTCGGTCAAGCTGCGGCTCGAGCGCGAGCAGCCGATGACCTTCCTCGAGTTCAACTACATGCTGATGCAGTCGGTGGACTTCCTGGAGCTGAACCGCGCCCTGAAGGTGACGCTGCAGATGGGCGGGTCGGACCAGTGGGGCAATATCACCTCGGGCGTCGATCTGGTCCGCCGCGTGGACCAGAAGGCCGCCTTCGGCCTGACCACCCCGCTGTTGACCACGGCCTCGGGCGGAAAGATGGGCAAGACCGCCCAGGGCGCCGTCTGGCTGAACGCCGAACAGCTCAGCCCCTATGACTACTGGCAGTTCTGGCGCAACGCCGAAGACGCCGACGTCGGCCGCTTCATGCGCCTGTTCACCGACCTGAGCCTGGAGCAGATCGCCGAATACGAGGCCCTGGAAGGCGCGGCCATCAACGACGCCAAGAAGGCCCTCGCCGACGCCGCCACCACCCTGCTGCATGGCGCCGAGGAAGCCGCCAAGGCCCGCGCCGCCGCCGAGACCGCCTTCGAAAAGGGTCAGGTCTCCGCCGATCTGCCGACCGTCGAACTGCCGGTGGCCGAGGTTTACGGCGCCATGATCGCCGCCGTCGTGACCAAGGCCGGCCTGACCGCCTCGAACGGCGAGGCGCGCCGCCTGGCCCAGGGGGGCGGCCTGCGCCTCAACGACGCCGCCGTGGCCGACGGCGCCCAGCTGCTGACCCAGGCCGACCTCAAGGACGGCGTCATCAAGCTGGCGGCCGGCAAGAAGAAGATCGTCCTGGTTCGCCCGATTTGA
- a CDS encoding DOMON-like domain-containing protein — translation MRLPLIPHPSSPPAGLTLEVEARRAGRMLSLEYVVAGPVEMVRWPQAAARARTDELWRTTCFEAFVRTADGYVEYNLSPSGAWAAYRFDGYREGMRALEITAPFIVTRMAPGRFGLTVDVDLPEDATDAVGLTAVVEGVGGAIAYWALAHPSDKPDFHHSDSFALELP, via the coding sequence ATGCGTCTGCCCCTGATCCCACACCCGAGTTCGCCGCCCGCCGGGCTGACGCTGGAGGTCGAGGCGCGGCGGGCGGGGCGGATGTTGAGCCTGGAATATGTCGTGGCCGGGCCGGTTGAAATGGTGCGCTGGCCGCAGGCGGCGGCGCGGGCCAGAACGGACGAGCTGTGGCGGACGACCTGTTTCGAGGCCTTCGTGCGGACGGCGGACGGCTATGTCGAATACAATCTGTCGCCGTCGGGGGCCTGGGCGGCCTATCGGTTCGACGGCTATCGCGAGGGAATGCGAGCGCTGGAGATCACGGCGCCCTTCATCGTCACGCGCATGGCGCCCGGGCGGTTCGGGCTGACGGTCGATGTGGACCTGCCGGAGGATGCGACGGACGCGGTCGGGCTGACGGCTGTGGTCGAGGGGGTGGGCGGGGCGATCGCCTATTGGGCCCTGGCGCATCCTTCGGATAAGCCGGACTTTCATCATTCCGACTCGTTCGCGCTGGAACTGCCATGA
- a CDS encoding exo-beta-N-acetylmuramidase NamZ family protein, producing the protein MNFGLDRLLSDDALKAQLKGRRVALLAHPASVTKDLGHAVDALAACPEIELTAAFGPQHGMKGDLQDNMMESPDYRDPVHGFPVFSLYGEVRRPRDEWMETFDVVLIDLQDLGCRIYTYVTTLLYVLEAAAKHGKSVWVLDRPNPAGRPVEGQTLKPGWESFVGAGPMPMRHGLTMGELGLWFIDQFKLDVDYHVVEMQGWAPEAGPGFGWPLGERAWVNPSPNAPNLSMARCYAGTVMLEGATLSEGRGTTRPLELFGAPDIDARAVIAEMRALAPEWLGGCTLRDMWFEPTFHKHVGKLCSGVQIHVDHPGYDHAAFKPWRVQALGFKAIRRLYPDYDLWRDFPYEYAFGKLPIDVINGGPGLREWVDDAAAGPGELDAAARPDEAGWEEVRRPFLLY; encoded by the coding sequence ATGAATTTCGGTCTCGACCGCCTGCTGTCCGACGACGCCCTGAAGGCCCAGTTGAAGGGGCGGCGCGTGGCCCTGCTGGCGCATCCGGCCTCGGTGACGAAGGATCTGGGCCATGCGGTGGACGCCCTGGCCGCCTGTCCCGAGATCGAACTGACCGCCGCCTTCGGGCCGCAGCACGGGATGAAGGGCGACCTTCAGGACAATATGATGGAGAGCCCGGATTATCGCGATCCGGTGCACGGCTTCCCGGTCTTCAGCCTGTACGGCGAGGTGCGTCGGCCCAGGGACGAATGGATGGAGACGTTCGACGTCGTCCTGATCGACCTGCAGGACCTGGGCTGCCGCATCTACACCTATGTGACCACGCTTCTGTACGTGCTGGAGGCGGCGGCGAAACACGGCAAGTCGGTGTGGGTGCTGGACCGGCCCAATCCGGCGGGGCGGCCGGTCGAGGGGCAGACGCTGAAGCCCGGCTGGGAGAGTTTCGTCGGGGCGGGGCCGATGCCGATGCGGCACGGGCTGACGATGGGCGAACTGGGCCTGTGGTTCATCGACCAGTTCAAGCTGGATGTGGACTATCACGTCGTGGAGATGCAGGGCTGGGCGCCCGAGGCGGGGCCGGGCTTCGGCTGGCCGCTGGGCGAGCGGGCCTGGGTCAATCCCAGCCCCAATGCGCCGAACCTGAGCATGGCGCGCTGCTACGCCGGCACGGTGATGCTGGAGGGGGCGACCCTGTCGGAAGGCCGGGGTACGACGCGGCCGCTAGAGCTGTTCGGAGCGCCGGACATCGATGCGCGGGCGGTGATCGCCGAGATGCGCGCTCTGGCGCCGGAGTGGCTGGGCGGTTGTACCTTACGCGACATGTGGTTCGAGCCGACCTTCCATAAGCATGTCGGCAAACTGTGCAGCGGGGTGCAGATCCATGTCGATCACCCCGGCTATGACCACGCCGCCTTCAAGCCGTGGCGGGTGCAGGCCCTGGGGTTCAAGGCGATCCGGCGGCTGTATCCCGACTACGACCTGTGGCGGGATTTTCCGTATGAGTATGCGTTCGGGAAACTGCCCATCGACGTGATCAACGGCGGGCCGGGACTGCGGGAATGGGTGGACGACGCAGCGGCGGGGCCGGGGGAGCTGGATGCGGCGGCGCGGCCGGATGAGGCGGGATGGGAAGAGGTCAGGCGACCGTTCCTGCTGTATTGA